In Streptomyces paludis, the genomic stretch CCCGAACAGCTCCCTGAAGCTGACGGAGGCGAGCCCGCGCGATGCCGTCGTCCCGGGCCGCTACTTCCGGCTGACGGGGGCCGGGGTGCCGGACGGCTCGCTGCTCTACGTCGCCGCTTTTCCGACGGTCACGGAAGCCCGGGACGCGCGGCAGGCTCTGGCGGCGGGCGAGTGTGTGAGTCTCGCCGGCCAGTACGTCACCACGCCCTGGAAGGACCACGCGTGGTGTACGGAGCCCACCGTCCTGCGGAAGAACAAGGCCGAGCTGCAAGCCTTCACACCGACGAACGGGCCGAGCACGCCGACCCCCGTTGACTTGGGCGCCGCCCAGCCGCTAGCCGACGCCACCACCGGCCGGCCGGCCGTCGGGGTGACGTACGTGACCGAGGACGGCTGGACGGTCCAGGTGGTGGCGGGCGCCCTGGACGGCGCCACGGCGGCCTCCACGGCGGGCCGCGCCCCGGCCCCCAACGCGGTCACGTCGTCCGGTGTCCCTCCGCTGCCCGTGGCGACGGCCGCACCCGACGAGAACGACGGCTTGTCCGGGCCCGCGCCGGTGGCGACCGGGGATGTTGTCTCGCTGAGGACCTTGGTCATGGACCTGGCCACCAGCGACCGGCTGCTGGAACTCCTGCTGGAGTCGACCGACTGAAGGATCCCTACTCGAATCCCTACTCGAAGAACCTCAGGCTGGCACCGGTGTTGCTGGTGGCGCCGGGGACATTGGCGCGGGTGTACGTGGTGTTCCCCCACCAGACGAACGTACCGTTACGCCACTGCCGGGCCGACCAGGAGTAGGGCGTGCCCTTCGGGACCGCGTGGTAGACGAAGGGGGCCCGGGGGCCGGCCGGCGGGCTGTTGTTGATGTCGCCGTCGAGCAGGGCGAAGGAGTTGCTGCCGGGGCCGTTGACCTTCGAGGTGGCGGGCCAGCCCTTCATCATGGTGGCGGGGTTGGAGCCGAACAGACAGCCGTTGGACTTGTACCAGTCCCAGATATAGGTGGGGTTGCCGCCCTTGCGCAGCCGCAGTTCGCCGAGGCAGTACTGGTCGCTCCAGGAGCCGTTGGCCGAGTACACGATGTGCAGCAGACCCTCGGGGTCCTTGAGCGGAATCGGCGCCTCGTTGATGTACGGCTTGCCGACCTTGCGCTCCCAGCTCTCGCGGGGCTGGGAGATGATGTAGCGGGGGCCGGTCGGGGTGGTCGGGCCGCTCATCTTGACGATGTAGAGGTTCTGCTCCGAACCGTTGGTGGCCTTGGACCAGCCGGACCACACCATCCAGAGCTGGTTGTTGTACCGGAAGACAGAGCCGTCGATGGCCCACATGTCGTCCGGCAGCGCGATCTTCTGCGCGGTGCCGTAACCCGTGTTGGGCGAGTCCGAGCTGATGGCGTACATACGGTGGGCCGCGCTCTTGCCGCCCGTGAAGTAGATGTAGTACTTGGCGCCGACCTTCACCAGCTTCGGCGCCCAGATGTCACCGATACCCGGGTCGGTCCAGACCTTCTTGGAGGCGACGTTGGCCAGCCCGGCGAGGGTGGGCGCGGACCGGACGGCGATACCGCCCCCGATCGTCTTCACCGCGTGGTAGGTGCTCCCCACCTTGATCACACTGGGGTCGGCGCCGGGGACGTAGGTGTCGGCAGCGGCGGCGGCGGTGGTGATGGAGTCCGAGCCGGACGCCGAGCCGGACCCAGAGCCGGAGTTGGCTGTCACTGACGTGTCCTTCGCCCCTGTCGCCTCCTCGGCCTGCTCTGCCGCCTCAGCCTCCTTCTCCTCCTTCGCCTCCTTCTCCTTCGACGCGGCGGCCGGGGGCGCCGGTGTGGATTCGTCCCCGCTGAAGGCGCAGGCCGTCGGCATTGCGGTGGCCGCGAGGACAGTTGCCATCAGAAGGGCGCGACGGGGTGTCATTTTCAGTTTGCGAGGCGTGGCCATGATCCTGCCTAAATCAATCAATATTTACGCAACGGGGAGAGGCACTCGATGCTCGGAGGAGCGGCGGGCATACGAAGCCGTGACGGTGGTACAGGAGTTCCTCGGCACATCGGACGGACCTGCCGCCCGGCCAACTGGGCCTTAGCGTAAGGGAGTCGAGGTCGGCTGAATGTGCGCATGACGTAACAGCTCTGTCATGAGCCACACGCGTGGGTGTGCGCCGCGCTGGTCACGGTGGGGTTGTCGGGTGCGGGTCAGAGCGGCGTTGAGTGGGGTGTGCCGGTGGCGGGGGTTGTTGGGTGTGGGGCCGCCCCTCCTGCTTTGAGTGTCGCGTCTCCGGTGGAGGTGTAAAGGGCGCTCCTTCGTCGCGTCGGCTTCGCCGATTGCGCTGCGCTTCACCCTTGACACCTCCCCCGGAGCCGCAAGTGCAGGTGCGGGAGGGGCGGCCGGGGGGAAGGGGGGCCCGAGGGGTGGTGCCGTGCTGCCACTCGGCTCAGGGTCCGGCGGGCCGGTGGGCCCTGCGGGGCTGCGCAGCAGAGGAATGGGGTGGTCCGACACCGGCTCAGCGGCCGACCGTCCGCTGTCGGCTGAGACTCAAGCCCCGCTGGTCACCGTTGCGTTGTGGTGCCCGGAAGGCCGGCGGGTCCTGCGGCCCGGCCGGGTCTGCGGGCCGGACACCCCGCCCGCCTGTCCCATATGGTCTGGTTTGGTGGTCCGTTGGAGGTCCCCTCGGGCGGCACATGTGTCCTCAGGTGCATTAGCGGCCCTCCGGGACGCATGGGCGGCCATCAGGGGCCCGCTTGGCGTCACACGCGTCCCGGCAGGCACCTTCCCGCGCCGCCGGACGGGGTCCGCTGCCCGCCTGCCCGATATGGGCTGGTTTGGTGGAGTGTTGGGGGCTCTTGGGCTGGCACATGTGTCCTGAGGTGCATTAGGAGCACTCCAGGACGCACGGATCACCCTCACGGGACCACTCGTCGGCACCCGCGTCCCAGTAACCCCACAACCCACACAACGGTGACCAGCGGGGCTTGGATCGCAACCAACAGCGGGCCGCTGGCCGCTGAGCCGGTGCCGAGTCACCCCATTCCTCTGTCGCGTAGCCCCGCAGGGCCCACCCGCCCGCCGGACCCTGAGCCGAGTGGCAGGACAGCGGACCCCCCCCGGGCCCCCCTCCCCCCGGCCGCCCCCCCTCTCCCGTACGCGCGCCGGAAGGGGAGGTGTCAAGGGTGAAGCGCAGCGTAATCGGCGTAGCCGACGCGACGAAGGAGCGCCCTTTACTCCTCCCCTGGAGGCGCGACACTGGCAGGAGGAGGGGCGGCCCGGCAGGCACCTGGCGTTCAGCGCCTCGCTCCCGTACACCCCGGTCTACCTCTTGGTCCACCGGGTCGTCATCGGTCCACCCCGACAGGGTTCCGGCCGCCTCGTCGCTCGCTGGGGTCCATGCCCGGCGCCGGGTGCTGTTGCCCACCCCCGTGGGGCAGCTGCACCCGGCGCCTGCGCGTGCCGCTCGCCTGGGGCGGGCGGCCGTGGGGCGCGCACAGCGCCAAGGGTGTCGATCCTGAAGGTGAGGCGAGCGAAAGTCAACTAACGTGGATTGAAGGAGTGAGGGCCAAGGGCCGCTCCCTGGGAAGGCGTTATTTTGGGCGTTTTATTCTTCACGATCGTGTAATGGCCACGCAGGGCTTGATCCCCGGCCGACAGCGAAGAGTTCTATGATCCGGCGCATGAACACCGATTCTTCGCTTGACTTCGCGGCTCGCTTCCGGCGTGTGATCTCGGTGATCTACCCGAAGGATCTGGGGCGCCCCTGGCGCGACTCGGAGATCGCCGAGGGGACCGGCCTGAGCGGCACGTATATCGGGAATCTCCGCAAGGGCACCCAGAAGCCGAGCCTGGAGAATGCGGTGAAGATCGCCAAGTTCTTCGGTGTGCCGCTGGATTACTTCAGCGATTCGGCCACCGCGCTGGCCGTGGAACGGGACTTGCGGAAGATCGAGGCCCTGCGGGACGCTCGGGTGGAGCGCATCGCGATGCGGGCGGCCGGATTGCCTCCGGAGATGCAGGACGCCGCTCTCACCGTGGTGGAGCAATTGCGGAAGGCGGTCGGGCTGCCCGACGGCGGCGACGACGGTGGTGACGGCGACGACGGCAGTGACGGCGGTGACAGCGGTGACGGCGGTGGCGACGACCGGTCCGGGGGCAGTACGCCGGCCACCGGCCGTACGACGGACCCGTCCGGCGATCGCCCCTCGGCGTGACCGGGTCCGGGGCGGGGTCCGAGGCCGCCGAGGCCGGTTATGAGCTGACGCCGTTGGGGCGCTGGCAACCGGCCGGCACCGATGCTGATGAGGATGACGTGCGAGATCTGGGACGTACCCGCCGCCGGATGCGGGCCAAGGTCAGGGAGCTGGACCTGCCGCGGCTGCGTACGGTGGAGGAGCTGACCGCGGCGGTCGCGGACCGGGTCGGGCGTCCCGTACGGCTCGTACCCCGCCGGATGCGGGTCGGGGAGCCGTCCGGATTCGTCGAGCGGCGCGCGGACGTCGACGTCATCCACTTCGAGCAGGAGACCTCCGGTCTGCACCAGGCCCACATCATCTGCCACGAACTGGCCCACCTCCTCTGCGGCCACCTCGCCGAAGCGCCCGCACAGAACGCGCAGGACGCCGACGGTGCGCAGGACGCCGATGGCTCCGAGACCGGCCACGTGGAGTTGTCCACCATCGACCCCGACATGCTCCGGCTCGTCCTCGGCCGTTCCCACTACGACGCCGTGGCCGAGGAGGAGGCCGAGATCCTGGGCGCCGAGCTGACCCGTACGCTCGTCCTGGCCCCCGGAGCGGGGACGACCTCCCAGCTGGCGCCCGCGCTGGAGCATCGCAAGGGGCAGAATGTTTGAGCTGTCGGCAGCGACGTCCGCTGCGGCGTCGGTCGCGACGTCCGCTGCGACATCGGTCGCGACGTCCGGCGTGCCCATCTCCGCCGCGCCCATCTCCGACGCCCCGTTCAACGTCGTCTACCTCACCATCGGCACCCTGGCCTGGGCCGTCGCCGTACTGAAGTTCCGGGCCTGGCGCCGCGATCCGTCCCCCGGGCTGCTCGTCGTCGCCCTCACGATCGCCTCGCCCGCCACCGCCTTCGTGGTGGCCGCGCCGGTGGTGTACCGGCTGATCGACCGGCTCGCGCACCGCGGCAATCTGGCGACGCTCCTCGTCTACCTGGGCATCACCGGCTTCTCCGCCGCGGCCGTCGTGCTGGCCCGGATGTGGGCGCCGCCCCAGGGCGGCGCGGGGGCCGGCGGCCACGCCCACACGCTCACCCACACGCAGCCGCAGCCGCAGGCGTGGGACGCGGCCACCGCCGACACCTGGCGGCAGGTACGGCGGCGGCTCGCGGTCTTCGCCGTGCTGGTCGTCGCGATGGTCGTCCTGTTCCTCACCGGGGGAGCGCACACCCCCGAGACCCCCCTCACCTTCGACACCACCTTCGCCACCGAACCCCGTATCGCCGCGTTCCTCGTCATCTACCAGGCGCTGTTCGGCTTCGCACTGGTCGACATCAGCCGTGTCTTCCTCGGCCACGCCGCCCGGCTGCCGGCCGGACCACTGCGGCGCGGCATCCGGCAGCTCGCCCTCGGTGGGTTCGTCGCCTGCGGGTATGTGGTGTGCAAGGTCGTCGCGATCGGCGCCGCCGCCCGTGGTGTCACCGGCACGGAGTGGCTGAGCACCGCCCTGGGGCCGGTCTTCGCCGCGCTCGGCGCCGTCCTCATCACGACCGGCTTCGCCGGCCCGGCCGTCGCCGCCTGGACGCGCCGCCGCCGCGACTACCGCGCCCTCCGGCCGCTCTGGGACCTGGTGTACGGCGTGGACGGCCGGCTGGCGCTCGAAGCGCCCGCGTCGCGCTGGACGGAGCGGCTGGCGGTACGCGACCTGGAGTGGCGCACCGCCCGGCGCGGTCTGGAGATACGGGACGGCCAGCTCACACTGCGGCCCTGGAGCGACCCCGGTGTGATCGCCGCCGCGCACCGGCTCGCCGACCGGGCCGGTCTCGACGACGCGGACCGCGCCGCCCTGGTCGTCGCCGCCTCCCTGCGCCACGCCGCCGACGCGCTGCGCGCCGGCGTACCGCCCCGCGCCCGCGAGGACCAGCCCCAACTGCCGGGCCTCGACACGGAACCGGCCGAGGAGCGAGCCCACCTCGTGCGCGTCGCCCGCTGTCTCTCCGCGCCCCTGACCGGCGAGGTGCTGGCCGCCGCCGGCGCCGCCGGCGCCGACACGAACCCCCGGTGATCCCGTGACGCCCGACCCCGACCCGGGCTCCCACGCCCACTCCGACCCCGACCCCGGCTCCTGCCCCAGCCTCGCCCCCAACTCCGACCCCGACCCCGCGCCGGGCGCCCCGCCCCCGTACGACCCCTCCCGTACCCACCGCGCCTACGCCCGCCTCATGCTGGAGACGATGCCCGAGGAGTCCCGGATCGGGCTCACCCTGGGCTTTGTCCGTACGTTCGGCATCCCCGGCATCGCGCGTGTGCTGGCCGGCACCGGGCGGATGGAGGCCGCGGCCAAGGCGCGGGCGAAGGCGACCGGTGTGGCGATGTTCGCGCTGATCGGGTCGGGGGTGGACACCGAGGCGGGGCGGCCGGTGGTGGCGGGGCTGCGGCGGGTGCACGAACGGCCGGGCATCACAACCGAGTTGATGCGGTACGTGATGGCGTGCTTCACGGTGTGTCCGCTGCGCTTCATCGACGAGCACGGCCACCGTGCCGTCACGGACGAGGAGCGGGAGGGCGCGTACGCGTTCCACACCGGCCTGCTCGCCGCGCTCGGGCTGCCCCGGCCACCGGACGAGCGCCAACTCACTGACGTGGAAAGGTGGATGAGCGCGTACGAGAACCGCCACTTCTCGCCCACCCCGCAGGGCCGCGCCCTCTGGGCC encodes the following:
- a CDS encoding glycoside hydrolase family 43 protein; amino-acid sequence: MATVLAATAMPTACAFSGDESTPAPPAAASKEKEAKEEKEAEAAEQAEEATGAKDTSVTANSGSGSGSASGSDSITTAAAAADTYVPGADPSVIKVGSTYHAVKTIGGGIAVRSAPTLAGLANVASKKVWTDPGIGDIWAPKLVKVGAKYYIYFTGGKSAAHRMYAISSDSPNTGYGTAQKIALPDDMWAIDGSVFRYNNQLWMVWSGWSKATNGSEQNLYIVKMSGPTTPTGPRYIISQPRESWERKVGKPYINEAPIPLKDPEGLLHIVYSANGSWSDQYCLGELRLRKGGNPTYIWDWYKSNGCLFGSNPATMMKGWPATSKVNGPGSNSFALLDGDINNSPPAGPRAPFVYHAVPKGTPYSWSARQWRNGTFVWWGNTTYTRANVPGATSNTGASLRFFE
- a CDS encoding oxygenase MpaB family protein, coding for MTPDPDPGSHAHSDPDPGSCPSLAPNSDPDPAPGAPPPYDPSRTHRAYARLMLETMPEESRIGLTLGFVRTFGIPGIARVLAGTGRMEAAAKARAKATGVAMFALIGSGVDTEAGRPVVAGLRRVHERPGITTELMRYVMACFTVCPLRFIDEHGHRAVTDEEREGAYAFHTGLLAALGLPRPPDERQLTDVERWMSAYENRHFSPTPQGRALWAATSAGLLAARLPRALAPLAPAVAAALLDPPLRAALDVRPPRAPVRRLVAYGLRTRSRSGARTGARSGA
- a CDS encoding MAB_1171c family putative transporter — protein: MFELSAATSAAASVATSAATSVATSGVPISAAPISDAPFNVVYLTIGTLAWAVAVLKFRAWRRDPSPGLLVVALTIASPATAFVVAAPVVYRLIDRLAHRGNLATLLVYLGITGFSAAAVVLARMWAPPQGGAGAGGHAHTLTHTQPQPQAWDAATADTWRQVRRRLAVFAVLVVAMVVLFLTGGAHTPETPLTFDTTFATEPRIAAFLVIYQALFGFALVDISRVFLGHAARLPAGPLRRGIRQLALGGFVACGYVVCKVVAIGAAARGVTGTEWLSTALGPVFAALGAVLITTGFAGPAVAAWTRRRRDYRALRPLWDLVYGVDGRLALEAPASRWTERLAVRDLEWRTARRGLEIRDGQLTLRPWSDPGVIAAAHRLADRAGLDDADRAALVVAASLRHAADALRAGVPPRAREDQPQLPGLDTEPAEERAHLVRVARCLSAPLTGEVLAAAGAAGADTNPR
- a CDS encoding helix-turn-helix domain-containing protein, with product MNTDSSLDFAARFRRVISVIYPKDLGRPWRDSEIAEGTGLSGTYIGNLRKGTQKPSLENAVKIAKFFGVPLDYFSDSATALAVERDLRKIEALRDARVERIAMRAAGLPPEMQDAALTVVEQLRKAVGLPDGGDDGGDGDDGSDGGDSGDGGGDDRSGGSTPATGRTTDPSGDRPSA